TCAACGCAGGAGGTAGACCAATGAGTGGCAAGGAAACCTGGAGAAGATTGTTAACCTATGTGGGACAATATAAATCAACAACGTTTTGGGTCATCGTCAGTGCGATTCTCAGCGTGCTCGCCAGTCTGGTCGGACCCTATATGATTGGTCGGGCTATCGACCATATGGTGAATAAGGGAACGGTAGACTTTAGAGGTATTGCACAGATTTTAGCTGGACTAGGCGTTGTATATGTTGTAGGCAGTCTATTTAGTTGGCTGCTCACATATTTGACGAACCGCATTGCTTTTCAGACTGTAAATGATATGCGACGGGAGTTATTCGATCATTTTAATATCCTTCCGTTAAGCTTTCATGACAATCATCCGCAAGGAGATAGTATTAGCCGTTTTGTGAACGATATGGATGCCGTGTCGGATGGCTTGTTGCAGGGCTTTTCCACCTTGATCACCGGATTGATTACTATTGTTGGTTCGATTGTACTCATGCTGTATATCAGTCCAGTGATGACGCTGGTGGTATTAGTGTCTGCCCCCATCACATATGGCGTTGCACGGTTCATTACTACAAGATCGCAACGTATGTTCCGCGAACAGGCCAAAATTTTAGGAAGTCTGAACGGTTATGTGGAAGAAATGATTGGCGGACAGCGGGTAGTTACTGCCTTTCATTATGAAAATCGCTCGCTTGAGGAATTTTCCGCCCGAAACGAGCAGTTGTATCAAGCCGGAGTTAAATCACAGTTTTACGGATCTTTGTCCAACCCTTCCACCCGATTGGTCAACAACATGACTTTTTCAGTCACCGCTATGATTGGCTGTATTTCGATCATTTTGGGTGGGATTTCGGTAGGCGGTTTATCGAGCTTTCTCATCTACACCAATTTGTTTGCCAAACCTTTTAATGAAATCACAGGGGTGCTGACTCAGTTTCAGGCTGCTACGGCTTCTGCTCAGCGCATATTTGCTATTTTGGATTCGCCGCCGGAGCAACCGGAAAAATCGAACGCCGTACAGCTGGAGCGTAGCAAAGGCACGATTCTGTTTGATCATGTGAAATTTTCCTATAATCCGGAACGGACGCTCATCACGAACTTTAGTTTGGAGGTCAAGCCAGGCACCCGCGTAGCTATTGTCGGGCAGACTGGAGCAGGCAAAACCACACTCGTTAACCTGCTCATGCGCTTTTACGATGTGGACAGCGGTTCGATCTCCATCGATGGGGTGAATATCAACGATATGAGCCGGGACAGCCTACGGACTAACTTTGGTATGGTGCTTCAGGATACATGGCTGTTCAGCGGAACGATTCGGGACAATATCGCTTACGGGAAGCCAGAGGCCACAGACGAAGAAGTTATCGCGGCTGCGACAGCTGCCAATGCGCATAGCTTTATCAACCGCCTGCCTCATGGTTACGATACGGTCATCAGCGGGTCAGGCGACAGCCTGTCGCAAGGGCAAAAGCAGCTGCTTACCATCGCAAGAGTGATCCTCGTCGATCCACCTATGCTCATTCTGGATGAAGCAACCAGCAGTATAGACACCCTTACAGAAGCCCGTATTCAAAAGGCTTTTATGAAAATGATCGACGGACGCACCAGCTTCGTCATCGCCCACAGACTATCAACCATCCGCGAAGCGGATCTGATTTTATACATGAAAAACGGTGATGTCGTCGAAAGCGGTACCCATGAAGGACTGCTCGCAAGCGGCGGCCATTATGCCTCGCTCTATAACAGCCAGTTCACTACGGCCTAGCATTGCAGTTATGGTAACAGGACGTTACGTTCGTAAAAAACGTTCTCCTTAAAAGTCGGTTGCTCTTATGCAACCGACTTTTTTGTTGTGGCACAGAAAGGAGCTATTGCTTATGTAATTCATATCCCTGCTCCCGTAGCGGTCGGATGATCAATCGGTTCGTCTTCCTGAAAATCACGCCGATACCACCAGCCGATCAGAACAGCAATGGTAGTCATAGCCGCAGCCAGCAAATACACCTGCACCATGCCGAATCGGTCAGCATACCAGCCCATGAATAATAAAGCCAGGCCAAAAGCGAGATTGGTAATTACATCAATCCCTGCCATCACTTTGGGTAGTTGGGCTGCCGGTGCACTGCTTTGTAGCAAGGTGCGGCGAATAATGCCCGCCATTTGAACAGGTAAGCCTGATACAGCAAAAAGAACAAGCGCAGCCACGGGAATGGTATTTAGCGCAAATACAATGGTAATCAGTACATACACCAGCAAAGCTCCGAGCATGTACAAAAAGCTGTTCTTTTGCAACCGCTTAACCAAGCCAACAACAATTAACCCACCCAAAATCGTGCCGGAGAAAAAGAACGCATTCATAAAGCCCCACCAGCTCTCATCACGATGCAACACTTGGCTGACGTACGCCAAAATAAATACACCGAGCCAGGAGACTCCCCCAATACTGTCCACGCTATCGACGATCATCAGAGAACGAATACGGCGGTTGTGCCAAATGATTTTCCAGCCTTCCCCAAGCTCTTTCCAATGGGAGCCTCTTTCCTTTTCCTTTGCGGGTTCTTCCGCATTTGTTGGGGAATTCGAAGCTTCAAGACCTAGGTGCTTCTGATCCAGCGGATCACGAATGAAGGACGTGACAGTTACAGCCACGAGATAACAACAGGAGGCAATTGCAAGCGTATTCAGGGAACCCAGCCAAGCCACAATAATTCCGCTTAATGCCCAGCCTGCACACCTTACCACCTGATCACTGACCGCTACCATGCCGTTGGCACGCATCAGTCCTTCACCCGTAGCCAAACGGGGTACAAGCGCATTACGCGCAGGATTGGTCCAGCCATCTAGGAAAGACATACCGAACACCATTACAAAAATAAACAGAAACGACCTCTGCTCAGGTACGATCCACAAATAAAGCAGCAGCAACGTAAAAATGACGAACTGCCCAAACTGGGAAAATAGAAGAACCTGCGTCAGCCGAAATCGACCGAGCACGATCGGTGCAACAAGCCCACTAAGCACTTGAGCTGACAACCGGAACAACGGGATTAAAATAGTCGTCATTAAGGAATTACTTGAACTGAATACCAACACCACCACACTCAACATGTAGATGATATCTGCTGCGTTGGAGATCGTCTGAGACCCCAACAGGTAATAAAAAGAGCGTCTGATCAAAAAAGTTTCCCCCTCTTTGGTACATCGCCAATTTATGTATTTCCATAACCAAACCTCCCCTGTCGATTACAAATCTGTTAAATGTCTGGTTTTTTGTATGTTCTACACGCACCCTTAAATTTCCTTCTTTTATCTTAAAAGGAAATTCAGTGTCCACTATATTCTCATCCCTACTACGTTCTGATTTAACACAAAAAAAGCGTCTATAGCGCTCTTTTCGCTCTATACTGGCGATAAAGATCACTACGACGCTTCTTAAAATGTTTACTTTGTTAAATCTTCCACAAATTTAGGCAGTACAAACGCTGCTTTGTGCAGACGCGGACTGTAATATCGAGTGTCCATCTCTGGAATTTGGTTCTCGTCCACTTCGAGCGGATCATATTTCTTGCTGCCCAATGTAAATGTCCATAGACCGCTTGGATAGGTTGGAATGTTTGCACCATACACACGCACAATCGGGAAAATCTCTTTTACATCTTTGTTGACCTTCTGAATCAGGTCAGCCTTGAACCAAGGATTATCCGTCTGCGCCACGAAAATGCCGTCTTCCTTCAGCGCCTCAAAAATACCTTGGTAAAACCCGCGCTCGAACAGCGGCGCTGCCGGACCCACTGGCTCCGTCGAATCGACCATAATCACATCGTATTCGTTTTTGTGTTCGATAATATGCATATAACCGTCATTGACCAGCACTTCCACATTAGGCTCGTCCAACTTCCCGGCAATTTCAGGTAAATATTTTTTAGAATATTCAATGACTTTACCGTCGATCTCAACCAATACGGCCTTTTCCACTTCAGGATGCTTGATGACCTCACGGATAACGCCGCCATCGCCGCCACCCACAACCAAAACCTTTTTCGGATTCGGATGTGTATTTAAGGCCGGATGCGCTACCATTTCGTGATATACAAACTCATCCTTAACCGTTGTCATCACCATGCCGTCCAGAACAAGCATATTGCCGAATTCCTCCGTCTCGATCATTGCCAGATCCTGAAAATCTGTTTTCTCAGAGACGTAGGTTTGTTTGATTTTTGCTGTAATGCCGAAAGAGGGAGTCTGCTTCTCCGTAAACCACAAGTCCATCATTCCAACCTTCTTTCTGATCAAAGTATGTGTCCGGCAATCCGGTAGCATAAACATGGACTTTCCCTTATAACTGCAACACGCAAACGCCGAGTTTGCTATATTTATTGTACCAAACACACTTGAATTTCACACTTTTTGCATTATAAGCGATACCTGAATGGACTGCAAAAGCATTTTTAGGGCTTAATCTTGTTTAAAATAGATACGTATGCGCATCTGATGAATAGACGCTTTCGGATTGACTATACTGAGAACATCAACTATGGAAGGAGGTGGCATGATGACCGATACTACCGGGCGATCCTCCAAGCGTAAACCGCTTTGGCTTCGATGCTTTCAAGGGCTAATGTCTCTCACGATTCTGACGGTCATCGCCGCCTGCATTCTGCTCGCTTATTTGTACACAACCAGTCTTCCACTCGCCGATACAGAACGGAATTCACGTCTGCTCGATAGTCAGGGGCAAGTCATTGCTACCTTCTCTGCCGGAGGCAAGGAATCTATTCCTGTCCAGCTTGATCATATTTCGCCCGATTTAATAGCAGCTACACTGGCTGTGGAAGACCGGAAGTTTTACGATCATTTTGGCTTTGATTTCAAAGGCCTGGGCCGGGCAGTAATCGTTAATTTGACCCGCTGGGATATGTCACAGGGGGCCAGCACGCTGACTCAGCAGCTTGCGCGCAATCTGTACTTATCTCACGAGAAAACCTGGACGCGCAAGGCCAAAGAGGCCATCTATACTGCACAGCTGGAAATGAAGTATTCCAAGGATGAGCTGCTGCAAATGTATTTGAATGAAATTTACTATGGCCATGGGGCCTATGGCATTGAGGCGGCCTCGCAAATGTATTTCGGTAAATCCGCAAAGGATCTGGATTTGGCCGAAAGCGCCCTATTGGCAGGTATTCCGAAAGGACCGACCTACTATTCACCCTATAATCATATGAAAAACGCAAAGGATCGGCAGAAAATTGTACTGGACTCTATGGCACTCATCGGTAAAATTACACCAGCTGAAGCCAGCAAGGCCTATGAGGAAATACTGCCCTTGCGGCCCGAGAGCCAGCGTCGGACAGTGGAAGCAGCTCCCTGGTTTCGCGATTACGTTCGCCAACTAGCGACTCATCAACTTGGGATTAGCGAAGCGGTGCTTGAGCATGGCGGGCTAAGCATTTATACGACGCTGGACATGCACATGCAACAGGCAGCCGAGGCGGCTGTCAATGAGGGCATGAAGAACAGCAACGGACTGGAAACTGCATTAATCTCTATGGACCCGCGTAACGGACATGTCAAGGCTATGGTCGGCGGAACGAACTATGTAGGGAATCAATATAACCATGCGCTAGCCACAACCCGGCAGCCAGGCTCCTCTTTTAAGCCGATCATGTATCTCAGCGCGCTCGATTCTGGTGAATTGACAAGTACGTCTAAGTTCGAAAGCCGACCAACGTTGTTCCACTACGACAACAACCGTAAAACTTATAAGCCCAAAAATTTTGGAGACAAATATTGGGGCGAAATAGATCTGCGGCGCGCCATTGCGGCGTCTGATAATATTTATGCCGTAAGCACCATTTTGCAGGTGGGAGCGGATAAGGTCATGAACCTCGCCAGCAAAATGGGCATTACGAGCGAGCTCAAGCCCGTGCCTTCGCTGGCGCTTGGCGTGTCGCCCGTCAGCCCGTTCGAGATGGCCTCGGCCTTCTCGGTCATCAGCAGCGGCGGGCAAAAAGTGGCTCCGGTAGCGGTGCTGCGCATCACCGATGCGGCCGGGCGATCGCTGTACGAAGCACCGCAGGCTGCACCTGTGCAGGTCGTAAAGCCCGCCTCCGCCTATGTCCTCACACGCCTCATGGAAGGCGTGTTTGAAGAAGGCGGCACCGGCAACCGGGTCGCGAAGCTGATCAAACGCCCGGTTGCCGGCAAGAGCGGCACGACCAACACGGACGCATGGATGGTCGGCTTCACCCCCGAGCTATCCACCGCTGTTTGGGTTGGATATGACAAAGGCAAGGCCATCAGCACGCAGGATGCCCGGCGGGCGGCACCGATTTTCGCACAATATACAGAAAAAGCGCTGGAGAAT
This window of the Paenibacillus polymyxa genome carries:
- a CDS encoding ABC transporter ATP-binding protein, encoding MSGKETWRRLLTYVGQYKSTTFWVIVSAILSVLASLVGPYMIGRAIDHMVNKGTVDFRGIAQILAGLGVVYVVGSLFSWLLTYLTNRIAFQTVNDMRRELFDHFNILPLSFHDNHPQGDSISRFVNDMDAVSDGLLQGFSTLITGLITIVGSIVLMLYISPVMTLVVLVSAPITYGVARFITTRSQRMFREQAKILGSLNGYVEEMIGGQRVVTAFHYENRSLEEFSARNEQLYQAGVKSQFYGSLSNPSTRLVNNMTFSVTAMIGCISIILGGISVGGLSSFLIYTNLFAKPFNEITGVLTQFQAATASAQRIFAILDSPPEQPEKSNAVQLERSKGTILFDHVKFSYNPERTLITNFSLEVKPGTRVAIVGQTGAGKTTLVNLLMRFYDVDSGSISIDGVNINDMSRDSLRTNFGMVLQDTWLFSGTIRDNIAYGKPEATDEEVIAAATAANAHSFINRLPHGYDTVISGSGDSLSQGQKQLLTIARVILVDPPMLILDEATSSIDTLTEARIQKAFMKMIDGRTSFVIAHRLSTIREADLILYMKNGDVVESGTHEGLLASGGHYASLYNSQFTTA
- a CDS encoding MFS transporter — encoded protein: MIRRSFYYLLGSQTISNAADIIYMLSVVVLVFSSSNSLMTTILIPLFRLSAQVLSGLVAPIVLGRFRLTQVLLFSQFGQFVIFTLLLLYLWIVPEQRSFLFIFVMVFGMSFLDGWTNPARNALVPRLATGEGLMRANGMVAVSDQVVRCAGWALSGIIVAWLGSLNTLAIASCCYLVAVTVTSFIRDPLDQKHLGLEASNSPTNAEEPAKEKERGSHWKELGEGWKIIWHNRRIRSLMIVDSVDSIGGVSWLGVFILAYVSQVLHRDESWWGFMNAFFFSGTILGGLIVVGLVKRLQKNSFLYMLGALLVYVLITIVFALNTIPVAALVLFAVSGLPVQMAGIIRRTLLQSSAPAAQLPKVMAGIDVITNLAFGLALLFMGWYADRFGMVQVYLLAAAMTTIAVLIGWWYRRDFQEDEPIDHPTATGAGI
- the speE gene encoding polyamine aminopropyltransferase, whose product is MDLWFTEKQTPSFGITAKIKQTYVSEKTDFQDLAMIETEEFGNMLVLDGMVMTTVKDEFVYHEMVAHPALNTHPNPKKVLVVGGGDGGVIREVIKHPEVEKAVLVEIDGKVIEYSKKYLPEIAGKLDEPNVEVLVNDGYMHIIEHKNEYDVIMVDSTEPVGPAAPLFERGFYQGIFEALKEDGIFVAQTDNPWFKADLIQKVNKDVKEIFPIVRVYGANIPTYPSGLWTFTLGSKKYDPLEVDENQIPEMDTRYYSPRLHKAAFVLPKFVEDLTK
- a CDS encoding transglycosylase domain-containing protein; protein product: MTDTTGRSSKRKPLWLRCFQGLMSLTILTVIAACILLAYLYTTSLPLADTERNSRLLDSQGQVIATFSAGGKESIPVQLDHISPDLIAATLAVEDRKFYDHFGFDFKGLGRAVIVNLTRWDMSQGASTLTQQLARNLYLSHEKTWTRKAKEAIYTAQLEMKYSKDELLQMYLNEIYYGHGAYGIEAASQMYFGKSAKDLDLAESALLAGIPKGPTYYSPYNHMKNAKDRQKIVLDSMALIGKITPAEASKAYEEILPLRPESQRRTVEAAPWFRDYVRQLATHQLGISEAVLEHGGLSIYTTLDMHMQQAAEAAVNEGMKNSNGLETALISMDPRNGHVKAMVGGTNYVGNQYNHALATTRQPGSSFKPIMYLSALDSGELTSTSKFESRPTLFHYDNNRKTYKPKNFGDKYWGEIDLRRAIAASDNIYAVSTILQVGADKVMNLASKMGITSELKPVPSLALGVSPVSPFEMASAFSVISSGGQKVAPVAVLRITDAAGRSLYEAPQAAPVQVVKPASAYVLTRLMEGVFEEGGTGNRVAKLIKRPVAGKSGTTNTDAWMVGFTPELSTAVWVGYDKGKAISTQDARRAAPIFAQYTEKALENVPPKIFPIPDGVVSAYIDPASGKLAAPDSPDKRLEVFVSGTEPKETLSGQNNPQASAPADQAERQAEKKSWWGNFKRWWME